The Eubacterium ventriosum genome includes the window AAGAGATTGCTTACATTGCAAAATGGACTGATACATACGGTTTTACCGACGAAATTATTATTGAAGCATGCAACCGCACTATGGCTCACATGCACAGCGGAAATCTTTTCAATTATACTGATGGTATTCTTACAAGGTGGTATACTAACAATGTTAAGGATATGAGTGATATTGAAAAGTTAGACAAACTTCATTCTGAGGAAATGTCAAAAACTTTCCAGAAGAATATTCCTTTTGCAAACGCTAAGTTTTCTAAGACTCCTAAGTCTGCACCTAAGAAGCAGACTTTTGACCAGCGTACATATGACTATAAGGATCTTGAAAGAAAGCTTATTGCCAACAGAGACAGCAAGCTTAAGTCTAACAAGTAATAGATATTGTATATTATTGCAGAAATATTTATTAGGGGTTTTTATTAATGCGAACATTTAATTACAAAAAAGGATTGTTTACCTTTAAAATATAAGGTATCTTTATAGTAAGATTGTTGAAAGCAATTCCTATAATTAAATTTGGGGTTTTGAACACTCTAATTATTGTAGATATTTATTTTAAAAATTTTTAAGGATTTAATATGGCTTTAACCAGAGATCAATTTGACGTTATTGCAAACAGTTACAATGACCGTCAATTAAATAATAAAATTAAATTAAACAGACGTATTGAAGAAGTCTACGAAAAAATTCCTCTTATTAAGGATTTAGACGGGCAGATTGGTGTTCTTGCAGGACGTGCCCTTAGACTTTCTCTTTCAGGCAATTCTTCTGCTAAGGACACACTTCGTGAGGACATTGCCCTTATAAGTGAACAAAAGAAAGCAGCTCTTTTAGCCGGAGGTTATTCCGCCGATTACCTGGATGAGATTTTTACATGCCCTAAATGTAAAGATACAGGTTTTATTGACGGAAAACCTTGTGAATGCCTTAAGGCAGAGGTTGTCAGACTGCTTTATTCCCGTTCTGAGCTTAAGGAGATTCTTGAACGCGAAAACTTTGATACTTTTGAATATGATTTGTATTCTGATGACTACATTGATCCCGATACAGGGATTTCCGCAGCAGAAAATATTGACGCTGTTGTGGACCATTGTCATTATTTTATAAATAACTTTGACAAAACCTTTGATAATCTGTTATTCTATGGCAGGGCAGGTACAGGGAAAACTTTTCTCATTAACTGCATTGCAAAGGAATTAATCGAAAAATCCTACTCTGTTATTTATCTTTCAGCAGTACAACTTTTCGATTTGTTGGCAGATTATTCCTTTAAACGTAGCAACACCACTATTTACCGTCAGATTAGTTTTGACGAGTTGCTTCGTTGTGATTTACTTATTATTGATGATTTGGGCACGGAGATGTCTAACTCCTTTACTGAATCATCCCTATTTGATTGTCTTAATGAGAGACTTATACATCAGAAATCTACTATTATTTCTACTAATTTTTCTTTACAGGAATTACAGCAGAAATATGAAGAGCGTATTTTTTCCCGTACAGCGGGTAATTACACTCCTTTAAAGATTTTTGGTGATGATATAAGAATAAAAAAGAAATTTACTATTTAACACACGGAGGAAATTTTGAAATGTCTATCAAAAAATATGTTGAATCTATTCCTGTAGGACCACTTGCAATTGTTGCATTATCAGGAAGTAAGCAGTTAGGCGAAGCAGTTGACGCTTATATTGCTGATTGGAGAAGCCAGAGAATTGAAGCTAAAGAATCACCTATTACTTTCAAGGGTTATACTAAAGATTCTTACCTTCTTGATGTAAAAACACCAAGATTTGGTACAGGTGAAGCTAAATGTACTTTAGGCGAATCTGTTCGTGGTACAGACCTTTACATTATCGATGATGTTACTAACTACAGCATTGAATATACTGTTTGCGGTTGCAAGAATCATATGTCTCCTGATGATCACTTTGCTGACATTAAGAGAGTTATCGCTGCTGCTGCAGGTAAAGCTAGAAAAATTACAGTTATTATGCCTTTCCTTTATGAAGGAAGACAGCACAGACGTACATCCAGAGAATCTATGGACTGTGCAGTAATGCTTCAGGAATTAGTAAACATGGGCGTAGACAATATTCTTACTTTTGACGCTCACGATCCTCGTGTAAACAATGCTATTCCTATTAGTGGTTTTGAATCAATTATGCCAACATACCAGTTTATAAAAAATCTTCTTAGAAATGTTGATGACATTAAGCTTGATGCTGATCATCTTATGGTTATCAGCCCTGACGAAGGTGCTATGGGTAGAGTTGTCTACTACGCTAACGTTCTTGGAATTAATGTAGGTATGTTCTACAAACGTCGTGATTTTACTACTATCGTAGACGGACGTAATCCTATTGTGGCTCATGAATACCTTGGTGATTCAGTTGAAGGTAAGGACGTTCTTATTATTGATGATATGATTTCTTCAGGTGATAGCATGCTTGATGTTGCTAAGCAGCTTAAGAAGAGAAAAGCTAACAGAGTATTTGTTGCTTCTACATTTGGTCTCTTTACTAACGGTCTTGAAAGATTTGATGAAGCTTACGAACAGGGACTTATCTACAGAATCATGACAACTAACTCAATTTACCAGTCTCCAGAGCTTCTCAAGAGAGAATGGTACATCAATGTAGACATTACAAAGTTCACTGCAACATTCATTGACAGACTAAATCATGACGCTTCTATAAGCGATTTATTAAATCCTATAGAAAAAATTAATAAAAAGGTTGCAGAATACAACAAAAGGTAATATAATGTGACATAGAGGGCTTCGACTTATCCCCCCATTTTTTTGTAGAAGCCCCATATACCAAAGGTGCTCGCTAGGTTTCCTAGCGAGCGTTTTTCTTTTGTGGCAAATTTCTACTTATTAGTGGAATTTGGAATCACGCATAGTTTGTGTTGGCAAGAATTTTTTCTGCAATTTCTAGATTTTTGAATTTATTTTGGCGATGTACCCCGCTATAGAATTTTTGTTATTTTTCGGGGTACGAAATCAATAATTCCCCCTCTCATGGTGCAACGTATTGTATATGATTATGGTCTAAATACCCCGGCATATGAATTTTTTTGATTTTCGGGGTACGAAATCAATAATTTCCCTTCTCGCGGTGCAACGTATTGTATATGATTATGGTTTAAATACCCCAATATATGAATTTCTTTGATTTTCGGGGTACGTTTTCTCGATTTTCTCTTTTTATCGCGTAACATACTGTATATGAAAAGTATGAATGTACCCTGATATTTTAAATATTGCTTATTTTGGGGTACACACGTCCAAATCATCGCCCTTTTTATACAACATATAGTTTGTGTTTATGAGAAACGTACCCCGACATTTCAATTCTTCCTCTTTTTGAGGTACGGACACCTTTTTGCTCTGTTTATTCATAAGCTTCTCTGGGAACTTGTAACAGACCTGACACTTTTTTCCTTCCACCACTACAAAAATCCCCGTAGGAATTGGCTCCTGCCAATTTCCTACGGGGGTGAATCAATCTATTTTTCTATATTAAGCTTTACTCCACGCCAAACTTCAACAATTTCTTTGCGTCTGTCCAACGCTGTTCATCTGTGCTGTCATTTAAGACTACGCTTATGCATTCCGTATCGCCATTCTTTGCCACTGACACAAGGCACTTGCCTGCAAGGCCTGTACTTCCTGTTTTCATGCCGACACAGTACTGGTAGTAGAACTGTCCTGACTTGTCCAATAGGGCATTTGTTGATACCCAAGTCTTGTTTAATGTGCCGGACTTTTCAGACTGTGTTCCGCAAATCTTACGAATTGTTTCGTTGTTGTATGCTTCAATTGCAATCTTAGACAAGTCGCTAGCTGATGTGTACTGGTCTGCCGCATCATAGCCATCCGGTGACATAAAATGTGTATTTTCAAGTTCCATGTCACGGACATTCTTATTCATCTCATAAACAAAACGCTCAACACACTGTGCTGCTGTAAAAGTTTTTCCTTCGTTAGCAATATTGTCTTTAAGAATTGCTTCGCCTGCTGCTTTTGCCAAAACATAGGCTGCGTCATTTCCTGATGAAATAAGCAAGCCTTCAAGCAACTCCTGAACTGTTACAACCTGTCCCTGACTAAAACCTGCCTTACTTGAATCTGCTGCAATCATATTAATTTCACTGCCGATTGTTACTATATCAGTAGTTTTCATATTCTGCAAAACAGTCAAAGCTGTCATAAGCTTAGTTGTGCTTGCCGGATACATCTTGGCATCGCTGTTTTTTTCATAATAAATCTCTTTTGAATTAACATTCACAAGAATAGCTGCCTTGGCACTTATAGCCTGGTCAAAACCGCTCTTTCCTGCTGATTCCGTGTATTCGATTGGATGAAGTCCATAATCAGTCCACGGATTTCTTTCGCTAATCTCATAGTTATCGTGGATAAAATCTTTAACAATAACTTCACTCTGGCTTGTCTTTAAATCGCCTACCGGCTTTGCCTTTCCTATTACAAATGCATAATCAATTGCTCCAATCATAAGAAGCACTGCAATAACTGCGCTTAATATGCATCTTCCTGTCTTTCTCATTTAACATCCTCCAATGTAAATATCGCTTCCTTGAAATTAATGTTATTCCATTGTGATTCTGCCGTAACATTATTTCCCTTTTTCCATTTTATATACATTTCCTTCGTGGAACTTCCATCTTTTTCCATCTTTTTCTCAGTTTTATTAGCAATTTCTGCCTTTTCAAAAACCTTAATCAAACGGCCTTCACTAATATTTATTTTCTTTGCAAGCTTAACATTGGTGTTCTTAAAATACTCTAAAGCCTTTGTTTTAACAGATGACTTTTCTTTCTTTGTAAGCTTAATATCATATTGTGATGAAATTTCATTAAGCCATTCCCTCTTGCAAATATCGTCAAGCACAAGGCTTTTGACACCCTGTTCCCAAGTCACATCGCCATCCATTTTTGAGTCCCAGTCTATTTCCTTGCCCTTTGTAAGATAATAAGTTTCGTAAGTCGCCTGGGCTGTATACACATAATACCTTACCTCGTCAAGCATAACCTGACTACCGCCTGCAGTAATAGTAAGAGTAGTGTCTGCCCCGTCAGAACCAGTTGAGTTTTTCGAAGCTGTTCCCTTTAAAACTGTTGAACTCTCGGAACCTGTTTCACTTGTAGCCACCGTGGTTTCCTCCACTGCTTTTTTCTGACCACAACCTACAAGTCCCACCGCAACTGTAAGTCCTGCCAAAATACATATTAACTTTTTTCTCAAAGACAATCACCTCCCCTGACTTGCCACTATATACAATGTATTCCCATTACCTTATCTTTTCAACTATTTTAATCACAGCATATGTGACTGACTCTACAGTTATATATTTTCACAATATATTTCAACTGCTTTAGTCGTAGCTCACATACCTTATTCTATTCTTCATCCTTCAATGTAGACAGTGATTCTACCAGTTTTCTTGCATTTTCTATTACTGTGCCTGTGCCCGGTTTTGGCTCAAAAATAAAATACGGTTCGTCTTTAGGCATAAACTTAAGTCTGCCTTTGTACTCGCGGACAAGAATTGGTATTCTTTCCACATCCACCTCAGCGTCTTTCCACATTGTAAGCTTGATTCTGTTTTTATGACCTGAAATTTCAGTAACATATGCCTGATGTGCTGCATTTTTAAGCAAAACAATCTGGAGAAGGTTTTCAACCTGATTCGGTATGTCTCCGAAACGGTCAAGAAGTTCATCCTGCATATCCTCGTATTCTTCCATTGTCTCTATTCCTGCAATTCGCTTGTAAATATCCATTTTAAGAGCTTCATTTTTAATATATGAAGGTGGAACAAAAGCATCCACTGTCAGGTCTACCTTTGTTTCAAAATCATCCATTGGCTTGTTGCCCTTTAAAGTATTAATGGCATCGTTAAGCATTTTGCAATAAAGGTCGTAACCAACATCCTCCATATGCCCGCTTTGTGCAGCCCCAAGAAGATTTCCGGTACCACGGATTTCAAGGTCTCGCATTGCAATTTTTACACCACTGCCAAGTTCCGTAAAATCCCTTATTGCCCCAAGTCGCTTTTCCGCAACTTCCGTAAGCATCTTGTTTCTGCTATACATCAAAAAAGCATACGATGTACGGTTTGAACGGCCTACACGGCCACGAAGCTGATAAAGCTGGGACAAGCCCATTTTTTCTGCATCGTGTATTATAATGGTATTGGCATTTGGTATGTCAAGACCTGTTTCTATTATTGTAGTTGTTACAAGAACATCAATGTCCCCGTTAACAAAATCATACATTATTTCTTCAAGCTGTCGCTCACTCATCTGTCCGTGTGCGAAGGCAACACTGGCATCAGGCACAAGTGCCTGAACTTTTCCTGCCATTTCAGCTATGTCCTGAACCCTGTTGTACACGTAATAAACCTGACCGCCTCTTGCAAGCTCCCTGTTTATGGCATCCCTTGCAATTTCCTCATTGTACTCCATAACAAAAGTCTGTATTGGCATACGTTCCTGAGGCGGTTCTTCCATTACGCACATATCTCTTATTCCAATAAGGCTCATATGAAGAGTTCTTGGAATCGGAGTTGCTGTAAGAGTCATTACGTCAACATTATTTTTCAATTCTTTAATCTGTTCCTTATGTTTTACGCCAAATCTCTGCTCTTCATCAATAATCAAAAGTCCCAAATCCTTAAATTTAACATCTTTTGAAAGCATACGATGAGTTCCGATAACAACGTCAACATAACCTTTATTCAAATCTTTTATTGTTTTATCAATATTTGATTTTGTTCTAAATCTTGAAAGCATTTCCACTCTGACAGGGAAATCCTTAAATCTCTGCTTAAAAGTTTTGTAGTGCTGCTGGGCCAAAACCGTTGTTGGAACAAGATAAGCCACCTGCTTGTCATCCTGCACTGCCTTAAAAGCCGCACGAATTGCCACTTCTGTCTTGCCAAAACCTACGTCTCCGCAAATCAGTCTGTCCATAATTTTCGTGCTTTCCATGTCTTTTTTTACTTCAGATATGGCATTAAGCTGATCATCTGTCTCCTCAAATGGAAACATTTCCTCGAATTCCTTCTGCCATTCCGTGTCAGGAGAAAACTGATATCCGTTGCTGTTCTCCCTTATTGCATAAAGCTGAACAAGCTCCTTCGCAATATCCGCAACAGCCTTCTTAACCCTGGTCTTTGTTTTTTTCCATTCCTGGCCACCTAATGTGTTAAGTTTAGGCGGTTTCGCCGTGCTGTCAGCATATTTTTGAATCATATCAAGCTGGGTTGCTAACACATAAAGGTTGCTGCCCTTGGCATATTCAATCTTAATGTAGTCCTTTACAATATGGTCTACTTCTATTTTTTCTATTCCACGATAAACACCAAGTCCGTGGTTTTCGTGGACAACATAATCACCAATGTTAAGGTCGGTAAAACTTGAAATATTAGTACCTGAATAGCCATGCTTTCTACGTTTTCTTTTCTTCTTTTCGCCAAAAATATCCGTGTCTGAAATAGCCACAAACTTAATCATAGGATACATAAAACCACTGCGAAGCTGACCTTTTATAATCATAACTTCACCAGGCATAACCTGACGTTCCCCGTCTTCTTCGAAAAATGCGCTAATCTCAAACTCTCTAAGATCCTCCGCCAAACGCTGGCCTCTTGTTTTTGAACCGGTTACAAGAAGAACCGCATATTTTTGCTCTTTATATTTTTTTAAATCCTGAACAAGAATCTCAAACTTGCCATTGTATGGACTTACGTTTCTTGATCCCACTTCCACAAAATCATCCACGCTAAATCCCTGAATCTTCTGGGCAATTGCTGTAAATAGGACTTTTTCGCCACTATCAATCTTGGCAATTATCTGATTTTTATCCCAAATTACATCTGTCTGCCCCGGAAGCACGTAGCCTTTCTGAAGGCGGTTAGCCATACTATCTCCAAACTCCGCATCAACCACGTTAAGTTGCTCCGTTACCCTCTTTGGCTCATCAATAAAAAATATTGGATTTTCAAAATAGTCAAGCAGACTTACCAAATTATCATAAAAATAGTTTACATAACTATCTACTGCTACCTGACTTGGGTTAATATCCATATTTGTAAGAAACTCTTCAACTGTAACTCTAAGTCTGTTAGCCTCTTCCGTCTTAAAATCTTTTCTGAATTTTTCAACATTTTGGTCTAAATCCTGTCGAATCTTCGCCATTCCCGCCTGAATTTCTTTCTTAGTCAGTGAATATTCGCTGGCAGGATAAATTTTTACCGATTCAAGATTCTCAATTGAACGCTGGCTTTCCACCTCAAAACTCTTTATTATGTCAACCTCATCGTCCCAAAAATCAATTCGATAAGGCACCTCATCTGTCAGCGTGTAAATATCAACAATACTTCCTCGCACCGCAAACTGTCCCGGTCCATCAATCTGAACAACCGGCTCGTATCCCATCTGCACAAGCTTGCTCTTTAAGGCATCCATCTGAATTATGCTGCCTTCTGCTATTTCAAGATAATTATTTTTAATTTTTTCAATTGGCATTATCTTGTCCATAAAGGCATCCGGCGTCAAAATTACCGTAAATGGCTTATCTTCAACTATTTTTTGAATAAATTCAAGTCGTTGTTGCAATATAAGATTTCCGTGTACATCCGCACTAAAGAAAATAAAATCCTTTGCAGGATACATTACAACATCGTCCGCAAAGCCCTTTAAATCCTGATACAACTGACTTGCTTTTGTTGCACTAAAAGTAACAATGACTTTCTGCTTGTAGCCATTGCTCAATCCATTAATAAAATGAGCAAGCTGGGATTCCCCACACCCTGTAACCTGACAGGATTTGTGTTCAGACAAGCAGACCTTAACCTGCTCAAACTCATTTAATTGTAATAGTGGATAATCAAAACTTTTCATTTACTACTCCCGGACTTCACTATTTTGATAGATTCTAGTTGAATTTATTCATTGCTATATTTATATCTTCTAATTAAATTTGTTCATTGCTGTGTTTATATCTTCCAAAATCATAACTTCAACTGCTGAGGCTGCATCTTTTATACCCTGCTCAGCCAAAACTCTTTCGCCCTTGCTAAACTTGCCAAGCACATGATTTACAAGATTTCCTTCATTTGCACCTACTCCCACGCGCACCCTCTTAAACTTCTGAGTTCCCGCGTGATTAATAATACTCTTCAAACCATTATGACCGCCTGCGCTGCCCTGGGCTCTAATTCTAATTCTTCCCGTAGCCAAATTAATATCGTCAGAAATAACAATAATGTCATTCTCCGGATCAAGCTTATAGAAATCCATAACTGCTCTCACTGACTCACCGCTAAGATTCATATAAGTCTGTGGCTTCACCAAAATCACTTTCTCGCCACCAATATTTCCAATACCGCATAAAGCCTTATGTCTCTTAGTCTTCACCTCAACACCCATCTGACTTGCCAACTCATCTATAACATCAAAACCAATATTGTGTCTTGTTTTATCATATTCCTTATCAGGATTCCCTAATCCAAAAACTGCATACATAATCGTACCTGCCTTCTATAATTTACAAAATAGTCTTACTCTTAATGATACTATTTTTAGGAGTTTATTTCAACTAACTAAGGGGATTATGTTTGTATTTAATCCTTCTAAAAAAATTACCCCTCCGAAAGCTGACACTTTCCGAGGGATTCTTCTTTTTTTAATATTTACTTTTCATCTCTTGTAACAACACTTATTCCAATACCAATTGCATTAGGTCCAACGTGGCATCCTATACTAAATGACAATGAATCATAATATATATCGTCGATTTCGTTTTCAAATGTATCTTTTACCATCTTGTACCACTGGTCTGCGTCTTCCTGTTTCTGGAATGTTCCTGCTGCTCCAAGTCTTAACTGTTTTCTATCTACATCAGCAAATCTTGTATTAAGGTCTTCTTCAATAGCTTCTAACATCTTAAGTTCAGCTTTCTTCATTCCTCTAACTTTAGTGAATGCATCAAGCTTTTCACCCTGAATTGTAAGTACAGGCTTAATGTTAAGAACTGCTCCTATGGCTGCTCCTGCTGCTGTAACACGTCCTCCTTTTTTAAGGTATTCTAAAGTATCAACAGCAATGTAAATACTTGAATTGTAAGCATTTTCTTCAAGTTTCTTTTTTATTTCTTCTGCTGTCATTCCCTGATTAGCCATCCATTTTGCTTCAAGAACTGACTCTCTCATTGTTACTGAGATTCTGTGATCATCAACAACCTGAACCTTTCCGTCATATTCTTCTGAAAGCTGAATTGCCGCGTGACATGAAGCACTTAATGCGCTTGACATTGGAATGTAAACAACCTGTTCATAGCCTTCCTTCAAAATGCCATCCCACATATCCATTACATCCCCGGGTGATGGCTGTGATGTTGTAACATTCTTTCCTGAAGTCATTGCACCATAATATTCTTCCTGTGTAATGTTCTTTCCTTCGTAAAAAACATCTCCCTCTATGATAACCGGCATTGGAAGAGAATATATTCCAATTTTCTTTCCTTCTTCCGGTGTAATTCCACTATTACTATCAGTCATTACTGCTGTTTTCATATTAGTCTACCCTTTCTCTAATAATTCATATTTAATGTTTTCTCGTTATTTCTTCTATATGATTGTATCTAAAACAGCCCAAATCAACAGGCATATTTTACCCAATATTAACTTTTACAGTATAACATCTGATTGCTAATTAATCAATAAAAGTAAGCATTTAGGGAATTTTTCTTTGATATTAAAAATAATTTTTGCAATTTAATAATTAGTACAAATTAGTTTATAAGAAGAAAAAGACACAGCCTACTAATTACCGTAAACTGTGCCTCTTTTCTTGTTTAAACACTTGGTTTTTTATTTTTTCAAAATATTACGTCAGACTTATTTAGTATAAACACTCATTTCCCACAATGAATATCCATATGGAAGTGCTCTTTCCACACCCTGCATTCTTACATATCTTGCCTTTGTAGCGTCAAATGTTATAGTTTCTTCTCCACCTTTTCCATCTGTTACATTCTTAACTGTTGTCCAGTTTTTGCCATCTGTTGATGTCTGAATCTTGTATGCCTTTCCGTAAGCACCTTCCCAGTTAAGTACTACCTTGTTGATTGTGTAAGCCTTGCCTAAGTCTACTAAAAGCCATGCATCATCCACAAAGTTTGATGACCAACGTGTTCCGTTGTCCCCATCTACTGCATATTTTGCTGCCATTGCATCAGCTTCATTTCCTGATGATGTAGCCTTAGCTGATTTTGCAACGTTTGTACCTGATGGAACTGATGAATCTTCATTATTTGAATCATCTGATACTGAACCTGAAACTTTACCGTAAACTTCCATTTCCCATAATGAATATCCATATGGTAATGCTCTTTCTACACCCTGCATTCTTACATATCTTGCATCTGTAGAATTAAATGCTACCGTTTCTTCTCCACCTTTTCCATTAGTCACGTTTTTAACTGTCTTCCATGTTTTTCCATCTGTTGATGTCTGTATCTTATATGCTTTTCCGTAAGCACCTTCCCAAGTTAAAACAACTTTATTAATTGAGTATGTTTTTCCAAGGTCTACATAAATCCATGCATCGTCTGCAAAATTAGATGACCAACGTGTTCCCTTATCTCCGTCTACTGCGTTTTTGCCACCAAATACATCATTTTCTGAACCTGATGTTACTGTTTTGCAACCTGTAGAAATAATCTTTGTTTCTGATGTGTCAGGTGTTGTTGGCTGCTCAGGTTCTGTTGATGAACCGTCAATCTTGTATTCTGCTGTTGCCACAGGTGAATCAATCATTCCTTTTCTGTAAGCAATCGCTTTTAATGTTGTATTCTTGCTTATCTTAATACTTGGAACGTATAAGTTTGACTTTTCGTTAGGTGTTGAACCGTCTGTTGTATATCTGATTTCCACACCCTTAGTATTACTGCTAATGTTTACATTCAAAGCCTTACTGTATGTTCCTGATGGAATGCTAAATATTGGTGTTTCAACTTTTGCAGCTTCATACACACCCATTTCCCACAATGAATATCCGTATGCTAATGCTCTCTTTACACCTTGCATCTTTACATATCTACATTCAGTTGCATCAAATACAATGCTTTCTTCTCCACCTTTGCCATTGTTGTTTTCATATACTGTTGTCCAGTTGTTTCCATCTTTTGAAACCTGAATCTTGTATTCCTTAGCATATGAAGCTTCCCAGTTAAATGTAACCTTATTAATTGTGTAATTCTTTCCTAAATCAATCTGACAATACTGATTATCTGTAAATTCTGAAGACCATCTTGTTGTTCCGTCGTTATCGACTATCTTACTTCCGTCTACACTTGGATTTTCTGATGATGAAACCTTAACGTTCTTGCCTAATGCAATATTGTCTTTAAGTGAAACATCTGTGCCATTCACAGTGATTGTGCTTGAAGCCATTGCAGATGTAATATATTCATCTTTTACTGCGATAGCTTTAACTGTTGCTGTACTTGATACTGCAAATACTCCATCATAAACCTTTGATGATGTTGTTGGCATTGTTCCGTCTGTTGTATAGTAAATAGTAACTCCAGGTGTTTCTGATGAAATTGTTACATACTGTGTATCATCATATTTTCCTGATGGAACAGATATTTCAGGAGTTGAAGCCTGTACTATGTTAAAGCTCTTATTCTTATATACTTCAAAGTTTACAAGTGCCTTTGCACCAATTGTTGCTGTGCCAATCTTGTTACCGTTAGTTTTAAATGTTACAACCTTTGTGTCGTTAGTAGGATTCCAAACTGTTGCTGTGTATTTACTTGTATCCTTGTTGTAATATACTGCTGCTGAGCAATCTCCTGTTGCAACAATGTCAGTTGTTTTTACGCCTAACTGTTTCATACTGTTAATAAACCAATATGTGTTAGCTGTATCTGTTTTCTGAACCTTTGTATCGTTTGCAAGGAATTTCTCCATTGCAAGACTTGGATTAGTCTGTGAAAGGAATGGCCATGTAATATGTTGCCAACCTGTATCTGCCTGTGGATACTCTTTAAGCATCTTGTCAATTTCTTCCTGACTCTTTCCTTCGTTCTTAGCTGCCTGTACTGCCTTAGCCATTGCTATTGTTGTATCATCTAACAATCCCTGATATATTTCAGCACATCTGCTCTGATTCATTCCGTAATATGTTAAATATTCTGAAATCGGAAGCCACTGAATACCATAAACATATAATGGCTGTCCACCAAAGAATGTTCCATAGAAGTTAATTCCACCGTAGACCTGACCTACTACATTGTATGGCCATTCTTTAATCCAGTTGTCTTTGTCGTAATCGAACCAATACTGTTCCACTGCTTCCATTTCATTTGTAAATCCAAATACTCCTGCATCTCTGTATTCATCATTTTCTGTAAGAACTCCCCAAAGATACATACTTACCCAGCTAAATAATGATTCACTGGCTGATTCCTGATTGTTACCTGAATCATTGTCTGCGTATCCGCCTGCCCATGAATGTCCTTCGTACATATCATAAGCTCTAAATCTACAGTATTCACTATCATTGTCAGAAGGTCCGGCATAATCTCTAATCATCATTTCAATCATACCTTTGTAATCATTATAAAATTCATTATCATATGTAGCTAAAACTGTTGCTGCAAACATGAAGTAACCATATGTAAAATGGTGATCACAAATTGCTGCATTTGCCCCAAACTCGCTCTGTTCATA containing:
- a CDS encoding discoidin domain-containing protein, which gives rise to MRKGKKIAVAKKTAAAFLTAAMVTGMLPAGQIQNVMAADDSPYVISTGRMVYASSSVGNSDPAYAVDGSTGTRWESAWNDNTEWIYVDLGKVTDVTGVKLYWEGAYAKEYKIQVSNDEENWSDVYVNSDCKGGNEDLNITANARYVRVYMTKKALEAYGYSLYEFEVYGKDGVTKRPVDYGENLALNKNATASSLRDVWWMYDDNGVIDQTSVLAKNAVDGNDNSYWTSGEKDNQWLMVDLGANYDIGRVEIDWSSDAGKMYDIQVSKDGGNWTTLYRQLKGYGNEVANIELYANARYVRMYGYTRVESGSGFSIKEMKVYKYKAGDRKVTHSIPNLPDSYVVSNGKGTYLANSMYNEKAKLPVYKTDDVKSPIASNDWWQSMLINKFGNLMSTLPMKMKYSTKGLGILTATSGWLPDMGSTDVNVSVNSETETDFYILPENLDTATACDKVSGYGDYSVTAQLADDNHVAMTSTFVKGSPYIYTEYGDTKSVYISSLAITSIFDGNGNEILAKNLDSMKADHIGLEITDSDNKSKTKTSKSYYCLTVPENTTFKKIGSYIRVTFPETNGYMSIGTMKDKSQIETFYRHGYAFVTDTKVTYSYDDSKAKVTSTYKTTTSLKRNGFTDQTFICMLPHQWKNSTDDNKAFATYSSVRGDLKTIEGLSFTTVSEFAGLLPTFALPTNAEFDGEAVLGYLNELEDATKNLNPAGDAYWEGKNLHPLGMGVLMADQLGETELRDTFLKRMKKILVNWFTYEGKDDISYFIYNNNWGTLYYEQSEFGANAAICDHHFTYGYFMFAATVLATYDNEFYNDYKGMIEMMIRDYAGPSDNDSEYCRFRAYDMYEGHSWAGGYADNDSGNNQESASESLFSWVSMYLWGVLTENDEYRDAGVFGFTNEMEAVEQYWFDYDKDNWIKEWPYNVVGQVYGGINFYGTFFGGQPLYVYGIQWLPISEYLTYYGMNQSRCAEIYQGLLDDTTIAMAKAVQAAKNEGKSQEEIDKMLKEYPQADTGWQHITWPFLSQTNPSLAMEKFLANDTKVQKTDTANTYWFINSMKQLGVKTTDIVATGDCSAAVYYNKDTSKYTATVWNPTNDTKVVTFKTNGNKIGTATIGAKALVNFEVYKNKSFNIVQASTPEISVPSGKYDDTQYVTISSETPGVTIYYTTDGTMPTTSSKVYDGVFAVSSTATVKAIAVKDEYITSAMASSTITVNGTDVSLKDNIALGKNVKVSSSENPSVDGSKIVDNDGTTRWSSEFTDNQYCQIDLGKNYTINKVTFNWEASYAKEYKIQVSKDGNNWTTVYENNNGKGGEESIVFDATECRYVKMQGVKRALAYGYSLWEMGVYEAAKVETPIFSIPSGTYSKALNVNISSNTKGVEIRYTTDGSTPNEKSNLYVPSIKISKNTTLKAIAYRKGMIDSPVATAEYKIDGSSTEPEQPTTPDTSETKIISTGCKTVTSGSENDVFGGKNAVDGDKGTRWSSNFADDAWIYVDLGKTYSINKVVLTWEGAYGKAYKIQTSTDGKTWKTVKNVTNGKGGEETVAFNSTDARYVRMQGVERALPYGYSLWEMEVYGKVSGSVSDDSNNEDSSVPSGTNVAKSAKATSSGNEADAMAAKYAVDGDNGTRWSSNFVDDAWLLVDLGKAYTINKVVLNWEGAYGKAYKIQTSTDGKNWTTVKNVTDGKGGEETITFDATKARYVRMQGVERALPYGYSLWEMSVYTK